In bacterium, a genomic segment contains:
- the nuoE gene encoding NADH-quinone oxidoreductase subunit NuoE: protein MSAVFSETGRAEFDRLLTRYPDRKSVILPALHLAQKEFGYVSDEAIVYIAGLVGTSPAEIEGVATFYTMYNRKPVGKYHVQICRNISCSLLGAEHLIEHVSKKLGVRPGETTPDGKFTLATVECLGSCGTAPVMQVNDEYHENLTVESIDRILDRLP from the coding sequence GTGAGCGCCGTCTTTTCCGAGACCGGGCGGGCCGAGTTCGACCGCCTGCTGACCCGCTACCCCGACAGGAAGTCGGTGATCCTGCCCGCCCTTCACCTGGCGCAGAAGGAGTTCGGGTACGTCTCCGACGAGGCGATCGTCTACATCGCCGGGCTGGTGGGCACCTCTCCCGCCGAAATCGAGGGGGTCGCCACCTTCTACACGATGTACAACCGGAAGCCCGTGGGGAAGTACCACGTGCAGATCTGCCGGAACATCTCCTGCTCCCTCCTCGGGGCGGAGCACCTGATCGAGCACGTGTCGAAGAAGCTCGGCGTCCGGCCCGGGGAGACGACCCCGGACGGGAAGTTCACCCTGGCGACGGTGGAGTGCCTCGGTTCCTGCGGCACGGCGCCGGTGATGCAGGTGAACGACGAATACCACGAGAACCTGACCGTCGAGTCGATCGACCGGATCCTCGACCGACTCCCGTGA
- the nuoF gene encoding NADH-quinone oxidoreductase subunit NuoF, which produces MEKVLTTHFANERYRRLDTYRQYGGYEALKKAFAMTPEAIIDEVKKANLRGRGGAGFPAGVKWGFLPKDLSHPRVLVINADEGEPGTFKDRLIMSRGPHLLLEGIAISCFALRAHACWIYIRGEFVREAGVVDEAVAEAYAAGFLGKNILGSGFDLDVTVHRGAGAYICGEETSLINSLEGKRGWPRLKPPFPASVGAFGLPTIVNNVETIADIPWIVTHGGETFAGLGVEKNGGTRLIGVSGAVNRPGVYELSAGVNLKEVIYHHAGGIRDGKELKAVIPGGSSTPVLRPDEIDVSFDIESMAKIGTMAGSGGVIVIPEGACMVRALSVLMNFYAHESCGQCTPCREGTGWLKKIVGRIEAGKGRQGDIELILDLCDNMMGRTICPLADAAVMPAQSFIWKFREEFDRHIGEQKCPYGNRF; this is translated from the coding sequence ATGGAAAAGGTCCTGACCACCCATTTCGCCAACGAGCGGTACCGCCGGCTGGACACGTACCGGCAGTACGGCGGGTACGAGGCGTTGAAAAAGGCGTTCGCGATGACGCCGGAGGCGATCATCGACGAGGTGAAGAAGGCGAACCTTCGCGGCCGTGGCGGCGCCGGGTTCCCGGCGGGGGTCAAGTGGGGGTTCCTCCCGAAGGACCTCTCCCACCCCCGCGTGCTGGTCATCAACGCGGACGAGGGGGAGCCGGGCACGTTCAAGGACCGGCTGATCATGTCCCGCGGACCGCATCTCCTGCTCGAGGGGATCGCCATCTCCTGCTTCGCCCTGCGCGCCCACGCCTGCTGGATCTACATCCGGGGCGAGTTCGTCCGTGAGGCGGGGGTCGTGGACGAGGCGGTCGCCGAGGCGTACGCGGCGGGGTTCCTCGGAAAGAACATCCTGGGGTCGGGGTTCGACCTCGACGTGACGGTCCACCGCGGCGCGGGGGCCTATATCTGCGGCGAGGAGACCTCCCTGATCAACTCCCTCGAGGGGAAACGGGGGTGGCCGAGGCTCAAGCCCCCCTTCCCGGCGTCGGTGGGGGCCTTCGGGCTGCCGACGATCGTGAACAACGTGGAGACCATCGCGGACATCCCCTGGATCGTCACGCACGGAGGGGAGACGTTCGCCGGCCTCGGCGTGGAGAAGAACGGCGGAACGCGCCTGATCGGCGTCAGCGGCGCCGTCAACCGCCCCGGGGTCTACGAGCTTTCGGCGGGGGTCAACCTGAAGGAGGTCATCTACCACCACGCCGGCGGCATCCGGGACGGGAAGGAGCTCAAGGCCGTCATCCCCGGCGGGTCGTCCACGCCGGTGCTCCGTCCCGACGAGATCGACGTGTCGTTCGACATCGAGTCGATGGCGAAGATCGGGACGATGGCCGGGTCCGGCGGCGTGATCGTCATCCCGGAGGGGGCCTGCATGGTGCGGGCCCTCTCGGTCCTCATGAACTTCTACGCCCACGAGTCGTGCGGGCAGTGCACGCCGTGCCGCGAGGGGACGGGGTGGCTGAAGAAAATCGTGGGAAGGATCGAGGCGGGGAAGGGGCGGCAGGGCGACATCGAGTTGATCCTCGACCTGTGCGACAACATGATGGGGCGGACGATCTGCCCGCTCGCGGACGCCGCCGTGATGCCCGCCCAGTCGTTCATATGGAAGTTCCGCGAGGAGTTCGACCGCCACATCGGCGAGCAGAAGTGCCCGTACGGGAACCGGTTCTGA
- a CDS encoding (2Fe-2S)-binding protein codes for MPTLTINGMSVDVPQGTSILNAAKEVGVEIPHYCYHPKLSIAGNCRMCLVEVEKFPKLQTACSTVVTDGMVVRTDTDKVRKAVTGVLELMLIHHPIDCPICDQAGECGLQNYYMKFGLHKSRYALEDKVHKKKVQEIGGQIVLDAERCILCSRCVRFLEEVTGTRELHFFDRGDHSEIAIFPGKPLENNYTGNLADICPVGALTSKDFRFKCRVWFLKAFDSICTGCSKGCNVDAHHKGDILYRLKPRWNDAVNQAWMCDFGRLTYKAMNEARLLTPFVREAGARKVAAWGSLLPDVAFRLKAAADKGGPDRVAVIASPQSSNEELYLLLGLATELLGTKNLAFTHRVAGDGFADDFLIRADKNPNSRGAHLLGIPGGAAFDALVSKIAGGGIDALLVFGDVLGTLSEEETAALLAKVPFVAQVGTNEGPVSKAATAVLPSASVAERGGTFTNHAGRVQRFRFGFPPRGKARNPLEILVSLGNRLGAGWTFSGEASVFRALAESEVPFSGMSYDSIGMFGQEIKG; via the coding sequence ATGCCGACCCTGACCATCAATGGAATGTCCGTGGACGTCCCGCAGGGGACGTCGATCCTCAACGCCGCGAAAGAGGTCGGCGTCGAGATCCCCCACTACTGCTACCACCCGAAGCTTTCGATCGCCGGGAACTGCCGGATGTGCCTCGTGGAGGTGGAGAAGTTCCCGAAGCTGCAGACCGCCTGCTCCACGGTGGTCACCGACGGGATGGTCGTGCGCACCGACACCGACAAGGTGCGCAAGGCGGTCACCGGCGTCCTCGAGCTGATGCTCATCCACCATCCGATCGACTGTCCCATCTGCGACCAGGCCGGGGAGTGCGGACTGCAGAACTACTACATGAAGTTCGGGCTCCACAAGAGCCGGTACGCCCTCGAGGACAAGGTCCACAAGAAGAAGGTGCAGGAGATCGGCGGCCAGATCGTTCTCGACGCCGAGCGGTGCATCCTCTGCTCCCGGTGCGTCCGGTTCCTGGAAGAGGTGACGGGGACGCGGGAGCTCCACTTCTTCGACCGGGGGGACCACTCCGAGATCGCGATCTTCCCGGGGAAGCCGCTCGAAAACAACTACACCGGCAACCTCGCCGACATCTGCCCGGTGGGCGCGCTGACGAGCAAGGATTTCCGGTTCAAGTGCCGCGTCTGGTTCCTCAAGGCGTTCGACTCGATCTGCACCGGCTGCTCCAAGGGATGCAACGTCGACGCGCACCACAAGGGCGACATCCTGTACCGGCTGAAGCCCCGCTGGAACGACGCCGTGAACCAGGCGTGGATGTGTGATTTCGGAAGGCTCACCTACAAGGCGATGAACGAGGCGCGGCTGCTGACCCCCTTTGTGCGGGAAGCGGGGGCGCGGAAGGTCGCCGCATGGGGATCGCTCCTGCCCGATGTGGCGTTCCGCCTGAAGGCGGCGGCGGACAAGGGCGGCCCGGACCGCGTGGCGGTGATCGCCTCCCCGCAATCGTCCAACGAGGAGCTGTACCTCCTTCTGGGCCTCGCAACGGAACTGCTCGGCACGAAAAACCTCGCCTTCACCCACCGGGTCGCGGGGGACGGCTTCGCCGACGACTTCCTGATCCGGGCGGACAAGAACCCGAACAGCCGCGGCGCGCACCTCCTCGGGATCCCCGGCGGCGCGGCGTTCGACGCGCTGGTGTCGAAGATCGCCGGCGGGGGGATCGATGCCCTCCTCGTCTTCGGCGACGTGCTCGGCACCCTTTCGGAGGAGGAGACGGCGGCGCTGCTGGCCAAGGTCCCGTTCGTCGCCCAGGTGGGGACGAACGAGGGGCCGGTCTCGAAGGCGGCGACCGCCGTCCTGCCGTCGGCCTCCGTCGCCGAGCGGGGCGGGACCTTCACCAATCACGCCGGCCGCGTGCAGCGATTCCGGTTCGGATTCCCGCCGCGGGGAAAGGCGAGGAACCCGCTGGAGATCCTCGTTTCGCTGGGGAACCGGCTCGGAGCCGGGTGGACCTTCTCCGGCGAGGCGTCCGTCTTCCGCGCGCTGGCGGAATCCGAGGTCCCCTTCTCGGGAATGAGCTACGATTCGATCGGCATGTTCGGCCAGGAAATAAAAGGATGA
- the nuoH gene encoding NADH-quinone oxidoreductase subunit NuoH, translating into MSGSLFDISVAIARIAVFFAFCFGLVVVMTWVERKGAAYIQDRRGPNRADIFGVRAWGLFHPLADALKFLFKEDFIPDNAHRLFYQMAPMFSLAPAILGIAVIPFGPDVTVMGRTIALQIADLNVGILYLFAVSGMAVYGVVLAGWASASKYPLLGGLRASAQMLSYEVSMGLSLIGIFMVFESVRLSQIVAGQGGLLFGVLPKWGVFVQPLGFILFLVAQYAEANRTPFDLPEGESELVAGYHTEYGSFKFSMFMMAEYLHMVVGAAVVGTLFFGGWQVPYLGDAGFLFPGGSAVAVPPAVVLLLRIGAFVAKVLFFAWLYVWVRWTIPRFRYDQVMRLGWKVMLPLSLLNIFVTGLILLLLEK; encoded by the coding sequence ATGAGCGGCTCCCTGTTCGACATCTCGGTGGCGATCGCGCGGATCGCGGTCTTCTTCGCGTTCTGCTTCGGCCTGGTCGTCGTGATGACCTGGGTGGAACGGAAGGGGGCGGCGTACATCCAGGACCGCCGCGGGCCGAACCGGGCGGACATCTTCGGCGTCCGCGCGTGGGGGCTCTTCCACCCGCTGGCCGACGCGCTGAAGTTCCTCTTCAAGGAGGACTTCATCCCCGACAACGCCCACCGTCTCTTCTACCAGATGGCGCCGATGTTCTCGCTGGCGCCGGCGATCCTGGGGATCGCCGTCATCCCGTTCGGCCCCGACGTCACCGTGATGGGACGCACGATCGCGCTGCAGATCGCGGACCTCAACGTCGGCATCCTCTACCTGTTCGCCGTCTCGGGAATGGCCGTGTACGGCGTCGTCCTCGCCGGGTGGGCCAGCGCGAGCAAGTACCCGCTCCTCGGCGGGCTGCGGGCGTCCGCCCAGATGCTGTCGTATGAGGTCTCCATGGGGCTCTCCCTCATCGGGATCTTCATGGTGTTCGAGTCCGTCCGGTTGTCCCAGATCGTGGCGGGGCAGGGGGGGCTCCTCTTCGGCGTCCTGCCGAAGTGGGGCGTCTTCGTCCAGCCGCTCGGGTTCATCCTCTTCCTCGTGGCGCAATACGCGGAGGCGAACCGGACCCCCTTCGACCTTCCCGAAGGGGAGTCGGAGCTGGTGGCCGGGTATCACACGGAGTACGGTTCCTTCAAGTTCTCCATGTTCATGATGGCGGAGTACCTCCACATGGTGGTGGGAGCGGCCGTCGTGGGGACCCTCTTCTTCGGCGGGTGGCAGGTCCCGTACCTCGGCGACGCGGGGTTTCTCTTCCCCGGCGGCTCCGCGGTGGCCGTGCCGCCGGCGGTCGTCCTGCTCCTGCGGATCGGCGCGTTCGTCGCGAAGGTCCTCTTCTTCGCGTGGCTTTACGTATGGGTGCGGTGGACGATCCCCCGGTTCCGGTACGACCAGGTGATGCGGCTCGGGTGGAAGGTGATGCTCCCCCTCTCGCTGCTGAACATCTTCGTGACGGGGCTGATCCTGCTCCTTCTGGAAAAGTAG
- a CDS encoding NADH-quinone oxidoreductase subunit I — protein MTIGVKKVARPREMSFPESLYLLEIVKGLGVTMGHLLSNIVRQEGIKTIEYPEVRREMPPRFRGRHRLMKRAAGSPRCVACYCCATACPAKCITIVAGESPDPAVEKYPVRFDIDMLRCVFCGMCVEACPCDAIRMDTGWFTPPDDTREKLIFTIDTLLEK, from the coding sequence ATGACGATCGGCGTGAAAAAAGTGGCGCGGCCGCGGGAGATGTCGTTCCCGGAGTCGCTGTACCTTCTGGAGATCGTGAAGGGGCTCGGGGTGACGATGGGGCACCTCCTTTCCAACATCGTCCGCCAGGAGGGGATCAAGACGATCGAGTACCCCGAGGTGCGGCGGGAGATGCCTCCCCGGTTCCGCGGGCGGCACAGGTTGATGAAGCGGGCGGCCGGATCCCCCCGTTGCGTGGCGTGCTACTGCTGCGCGACGGCGTGCCCGGCGAAGTGCATCACGATCGTGGCGGGGGAGTCGCCCGACCCGGCCGTCGAGAAGTACCCGGTCCGGTTCGACATCGACATGCTCCGGTGCGTCTTCTGCGGCATGTGCGTGGAGGCGTGCCCGTGCGACGCGATCCGGATGGACACCGGGTGGTTCACCCCCCCGGACGACACCCGGGAGAAGCTCATCTTCACGATCGACACGCTGCTGGAGAAGTAG
- a CDS encoding NADH-quinone oxidoreductase subunit J produces METVLFILFGAIAVCGAIMVVTRKSPMASALYLILTLFAVAALFVLRQAHFLAAVQVIVYAGAVVVLFVFVIMLINVPEDRLPVERATTTRVLGVIAAGILILESAVLARRYWMPKGPAAEVGTVETVGRALFTDYLLAFEITSVLLLSAVIGAIALAKRKI; encoded by the coding sequence ATGGAAACGGTTCTCTTCATCCTGTTCGGCGCGATCGCGGTCTGCGGGGCGATCATGGTGGTGACGCGGAAGAGCCCGATGGCGTCCGCCCTCTACCTGATCCTCACGCTGTTCGCGGTGGCGGCGCTGTTCGTCCTGCGCCAGGCACACTTCCTCGCGGCGGTCCAGGTGATCGTCTACGCGGGGGCGGTGGTGGTGCTGTTCGTCTTCGTCATCATGCTCATCAACGTGCCCGAGGACCGCCTGCCCGTGGAGCGGGCGACGACGACGCGCGTGCTGGGCGTCATCGCCGCAGGGATCCTCATCCTCGAATCCGCCGTGCTGGCGCGCCGGTACTGGATGCCGAAAGGCCCGGCGGCCGAGGTGGGCACGGTCGAAACCGTGGGGCGGGCGCTGTTCACCGACTACCTCCTCGCCTTCGAGATCACCTCGGTGCTGCTCCTGTCCGCGGTGATCGGGGCGATCGCCCTGGCGAAGAGGAAGATATGA
- the nuoK gene encoding NADH-quinone oxidoreductase subunit NuoK, translated as MIAPSAYLLLSAILFGIGVVGVVARKNILIILMSVELMLNGVNVAFVAAGSYLGDPAGGVFAFMVMTVAAAEAAVGLALLIALYRLKETIDITELKVLKW; from the coding sequence ATGATCGCACCGTCGGCATACCTGCTCCTCTCGGCGATCCTGTTCGGGATCGGGGTCGTGGGAGTGGTGGCGCGCAAGAACATCCTCATCATCCTGATGAGCGTCGAGCTGATGCTGAACGGGGTGAACGTGGCGTTCGTCGCGGCCGGGTCGTACCTGGGCGATCCCGCCGGCGGGGTCTTCGCCTTCATGGTGATGACCGTGGCGGCGGCGGAGGCGGCGGTGGGGCTCGCGCTCCTGATCGCGCTGTACCGGCTGAAGGAAACGATCGACATCACGGAGCTCAAGGTCCTCAAATGGTGA
- the nuoL gene encoding NADH-quinone oxidoreductase subunit L, translating to MVNGILDYLWLVPALPLLGVVLNGAIALFAERPLLLREAGLPSDAHPGAHSGSHHGTPAYRKLVAFIAPAVVGAAFVVALLCVLSLASRPADGRTFVQILFPWIQAGTLLVPAALQLDPLSSVMALVVTGVGFLIHVYSVGYMSHERAFARYFVYLNLFMFAMLTLVLANNYLLMFVGWEGVGLCSYLLIGFWYEKQSASDAGKKAFVANRIGDFGVLLAMFLVFWTFGSLSYTEVFAQVPLLRESGVLTTGLATAITLLLFLGATGKSAQIPLYVWLPDAMEGPTPVSALIHAATMVTAGVYMVARSSALFLLAPDTMMVVAVIGAVTAIFSATIGICQTDIKRVLAYSTVSQLGYMFLACGVGAFTAAIFHLMTHAFFKALLFLGSGSVIHALSGEQDMRKMGGLKKYVPVTYVTMFAATLAIAGIPGFSGFFSKDEILWQAFSSSHGSPVLWGIGALAAGITAFYMFRLVFLTFFGESRMDPEVEKHAHESPWTMTVPLTILAVLSVAGGWIGIPAILGGGNLFEHWLAPVFHPVAAEAAHGAAAAGAHGATAAAHHPAALEMGLMALSVAIALCGIGLAYFLYRARTGKPAEIAKRWPTLYDVVYHKYYVDEFYEWAVIRSVVNFSIRLWQMFDTLFIDGIVNGVAGLVRAAAGRVRRLQGGVVGGYAFSLLAGAVLLVGYILYRSVVQ from the coding sequence ATGGTGAACGGCATCCTCGACTATCTGTGGCTGGTCCCGGCGCTCCCGCTCCTCGGGGTCGTGCTGAACGGCGCGATCGCCCTGTTCGCCGAGCGGCCCCTTCTGCTGCGGGAGGCGGGGCTGCCATCGGATGCCCACCCGGGCGCGCACTCCGGGTCGCACCACGGGACGCCCGCGTACCGCAAACTGGTCGCCTTCATCGCCCCGGCGGTGGTAGGCGCGGCCTTCGTCGTAGCCCTCCTGTGCGTGCTGTCGCTCGCTTCCCGCCCCGCGGACGGCCGGACCTTCGTGCAGATCCTCTTCCCCTGGATCCAGGCCGGGACGCTCCTCGTCCCGGCGGCGTTGCAGCTCGACCCGCTCTCCTCGGTGATGGCCCTGGTCGTCACCGGCGTCGGGTTCCTCATCCACGTCTACTCCGTGGGGTACATGTCCCACGAGCGCGCCTTCGCCCGGTACTTCGTATACCTCAATCTGTTCATGTTCGCGATGCTCACCCTGGTGCTGGCGAACAACTACCTGCTGATGTTCGTCGGGTGGGAGGGCGTGGGACTCTGCTCGTACCTCCTGATCGGCTTCTGGTACGAGAAGCAGAGCGCCTCCGACGCCGGAAAGAAGGCGTTCGTCGCGAACCGGATCGGCGACTTCGGCGTCCTCCTCGCGATGTTCCTCGTCTTCTGGACCTTCGGCTCCCTCTCCTACACGGAGGTCTTCGCGCAGGTCCCGCTGCTCCGGGAGAGCGGCGTCCTGACCACGGGCCTCGCCACGGCGATCACGCTGCTCCTGTTCCTCGGCGCCACGGGCAAGTCCGCGCAGATCCCTCTGTACGTCTGGCTGCCCGACGCGATGGAGGGCCCCACGCCGGTGTCGGCGCTCATCCACGCGGCCACGATGGTCACCGCGGGCGTCTACATGGTCGCCCGTTCCAGCGCCCTGTTCCTCCTGGCCCCCGATACGATGATGGTCGTGGCGGTCATCGGGGCGGTCACCGCCATCTTCTCCGCCACGATCGGCATCTGCCAGACCGACATCAAGCGGGTCCTGGCGTACTCCACCGTGTCCCAGCTCGGGTACATGTTCCTCGCCTGCGGCGTCGGCGCGTTCACCGCCGCGATCTTCCACCTGATGACGCACGCCTTCTTCAAGGCGCTCCTCTTCCTCGGGTCCGGGTCCGTGATCCACGCCCTCTCCGGGGAGCAGGACATGCGGAAGATGGGAGGCCTGAAGAAGTACGTCCCCGTCACCTACGTCACGATGTTCGCCGCGACGCTGGCGATCGCGGGGATCCCCGGGTTCTCTGGCTTCTTCTCGAAGGACGAGATCCTGTGGCAGGCGTTCTCGTCTTCCCACGGCAGCCCGGTCCTGTGGGGCATCGGGGCGCTCGCCGCCGGGATCACGGCGTTCTACATGTTCCGGCTCGTCTTCCTCACCTTCTTCGGCGAATCCCGCATGGACCCCGAGGTCGAGAAGCATGCCCACGAGTCCCCCTGGACGATGACCGTGCCGCTGACGATCCTCGCGGTCCTGTCGGTCGCCGGCGGCTGGATCGGGATCCCGGCCATCCTGGGCGGGGGGAACCTCTTCGAGCATTGGCTGGCGCCGGTCTTCCACCCCGTCGCCGCCGAGGCAGCGCACGGAGCCGCCGCCGCGGGTGCCCACGGGGCAACGGCTGCCGCCCATCACCCGGCGGCCCTCGAGATGGGGCTGATGGCGCTGTCGGTCGCGATCGCCCTGTGCGGCATCGGTCTCGCGTACTTCCTGTACCGGGCCCGCACCGGGAAGCCGGCGGAGATCGCGAAGCGGTGGCCGACCCTCTACGACGTCGTGTACCACAAGTACTACGTCGACGAGTTCTACGAGTGGGCGGTGATCCGCAGCGTCGTGAACTTCTCCATTCGGCTCTGGCAGATGTTCGACACCCTCTTCATCGACGGGATCGTCAACGGCGTCGCCGGCCTCGTTCGCGCCGCGGCCGGCCGGGTGCGCAGGCTCCAGGGCGGGGTCGTCGGCGGATACGCCTTCTCCCTGCTGGCGGGGGCGGTCCTCCTCGTCGGGTACATCCTCTACCGGAGCGTGGTGCAATGA
- a CDS encoding NADH-quinone oxidoreductase subunit M — translation MTGVALFDQHLLSVLIALPLIGAALLLFFPRGGDGAIRTFTLLVTIAEFLLSLFVVARFDVATAGMQLVERVPWIPQYGISYIVGVDGISLWILMLTTFIMPVTILSTWSAVARSVKEFMVFMLILETAMVGVFLATDLFLFYIFWELVLIPMYFLIGVWGGERRIYAAIKFFLYTFAGSVLMLVAIIALYFHHHAVTGVYTMDLMKLYELTIPVKLQGWLFAAFFLAFAFKVPMFPFHTWLPDAHVEAPTAGSVILAAVLLKMGTYGFLRFAMALFPVAAADWTPLIAVLAVIGILYGALVAMVQKDVKKLVAYSSVSHLGFVMLGLFAFNLQGIEGAILQMVNHGVSTGALFLIVGIIYERRHTRLISEFGGLSRVVPVFSLCFMIVTLSSIGVPGTNGFVGEFLILLGAFKVQKWYAVVAATGVIFAAVYMLWMFQRVMYGKVTNEENLRLADMNGREIAYMLPLLLFILWIGVYPQPFLRRMDASVNAFVTRFEAKKQAALAGSPAGETMLVRYFDVKKGGAR, via the coding sequence ATGACCGGCGTCGCGCTGTTCGACCAGCACCTCCTGTCGGTCCTGATCGCGCTGCCGCTGATCGGCGCGGCGCTTCTCCTGTTCTTCCCGCGGGGAGGGGACGGCGCGATCCGGACGTTCACGCTCCTCGTGACGATCGCGGAGTTCCTCCTTTCCCTGTTCGTGGTCGCGCGCTTCGACGTCGCGACGGCGGGGATGCAGCTGGTGGAGCGGGTCCCCTGGATCCCGCAATACGGGATCTCCTACATCGTCGGGGTGGACGGAATCTCCCTCTGGATCCTGATGCTCACGACCTTCATCATGCCGGTCACGATCCTCTCGACCTGGTCGGCGGTGGCGAGGAGCGTGAAGGAGTTCATGGTCTTCATGCTCATCCTCGAGACCGCGATGGTCGGGGTGTTCCTCGCCACCGACCTGTTCCTCTTCTACATCTTCTGGGAGCTGGTCCTCATCCCGATGTACTTCCTGATCGGCGTGTGGGGGGGGGAGCGTCGGATCTACGCGGCGATCAAGTTCTTCCTTTACACGTTCGCCGGCTCCGTCCTGATGCTGGTCGCGATCATCGCCCTCTACTTCCATCATCACGCCGTCACCGGGGTCTACACGATGGACCTCATGAAGCTCTACGAGCTCACGATCCCGGTCAAGCTGCAGGGGTGGCTCTTCGCGGCCTTCTTCCTCGCCTTCGCCTTCAAGGTGCCGATGTTCCCGTTCCACACGTGGCTTCCGGACGCGCACGTCGAGGCGCCGACGGCGGGCTCGGTGATCCTGGCGGCCGTCCTGCTGAAGATGGGGACGTACGGCTTCCTCCGGTTCGCGATGGCCCTGTTCCCCGTCGCCGCCGCCGACTGGACGCCGCTGATCGCGGTCCTCGCCGTCATCGGGATCCTCTACGGGGCGCTGGTGGCGATGGTCCAGAAGGACGTGAAGAAACTGGTCGCCTACTCCTCCGTGTCGCACCTGGGCTTCGTCATGCTGGGGCTGTTCGCCTTCAACCTTCAGGGGATCGAGGGCGCCATCCTCCAGATGGTCAACCACGGCGTCTCCACCGGCGCGCTCTTCCTCATCGTCGGGATCATCTACGAGCGGCGCCACACCCGCCTCATCTCCGAGTTCGGGGGGCTTTCCAGGGTGGTGCCGGTCTTTTCCCTCTGCTTCATGATCGTCACCCTCTCCTCGATCGGCGTCCCCGGCACGAACGGCTTCGTCGGCGAATTCCTGATCCTGCTGGGGGCGTTCAAGGTCCAGAAATGGTACGCCGTCGTCGCCGCGACCGGGGTCATCTTCGCCGCCGTCTACATGCTCTGGATGTTCCAGCGGGTGATGTACGGCAAGGTGACCAACGAGGAGAACCTTCGCCTCGCCGACATGAACGGGCGGGAGATCGCGTACATGCTCCCGCTGCTCCTGTTCATCCTGTGGATCGGGGTCTACCCGCAGCCGTTCCTGCGGCGGATGGACGCCTCCGTGAACGCGTTCGTCACGCGTTTCGAGGCGAAGAAGCAGGCGGCGCTTGCCGGCTCCCCCGCCGGGGAGACGATGCTCGTCCGCTATTTCGACGTGAAGAAGGGCGGCGCGCGGTGA